A genomic segment from Rhodopirellula islandica encodes:
- the serS gene encoding serine--tRNA ligase codes for MLDRKFILQNAQLVAENSAKRGVSVDVDAICRLEAERMEALKQAEELNRQANEVSKQIKSAKDNDERQELISKGRSLREQKDAAGAQQDRLEAEILELQTILPNMTHPDVPEGGEHDANEIGRGKTPVPKLDFQPLDHLQLGEKHDLFDFEGGARVAGSGFYFLRNAAVRLDLALQQFAISHLAGKGFTPVSTPDLALTSVLQGTGFNPRGPETQIYSIENTELNLVATAEIPLGGMLSGQVLASEELPLRYCGLSHCFRTEAGAAGRASKGLYRVHQFTKVEMFAFTSPDQSTAMHEEMRELECEIFDALEVPYRVIDTATGDLGGPAYRKYDLEAWMPGRGESGDWGEVTSTSNCTDYQARRLNVRSKTTGQKGTDFVHTLNGTAIATGRAMIAILENHQRADGTINVPKTLRPWVGCDVLECVSE; via the coding sequence ATGCTCGATCGCAAATTCATCCTGCAAAACGCCCAGCTTGTCGCTGAAAATTCCGCCAAGCGAGGCGTTTCCGTCGACGTCGACGCGATCTGCCGTCTCGAAGCCGAGCGGATGGAAGCGCTGAAGCAAGCCGAGGAACTCAATCGGCAGGCCAACGAAGTCAGCAAGCAGATCAAATCTGCCAAAGACAATGACGAGCGTCAGGAGTTGATTTCCAAAGGTCGCAGCCTTCGCGAGCAAAAGGATGCCGCCGGTGCCCAGCAAGATCGCTTGGAAGCCGAGATCCTCGAGCTGCAAACCATCCTGCCGAACATGACTCACCCTGACGTGCCCGAGGGTGGCGAGCACGATGCGAACGAAATCGGCCGTGGCAAAACGCCGGTGCCGAAGTTGGATTTTCAACCGCTGGACCATTTGCAGCTGGGCGAAAAACACGACTTATTCGACTTCGAAGGCGGCGCCCGTGTTGCTGGTTCGGGGTTTTACTTCTTGCGAAATGCGGCCGTGCGTTTGGATTTGGCCCTGCAACAATTCGCGATTTCGCACTTGGCCGGCAAAGGCTTCACCCCCGTTTCAACGCCCGACCTGGCGCTGACCAGTGTTCTGCAAGGAACCGGGTTCAACCCGCGTGGCCCGGAAACGCAGATCTACAGCATCGAAAACACGGAACTGAATTTGGTCGCGACGGCGGAAATCCCCTTGGGCGGGATGCTCAGCGGACAAGTTCTCGCCAGCGAAGAATTGCCGCTTCGGTATTGCGGCTTGAGTCATTGCTTTCGAACCGAAGCCGGTGCGGCCGGACGAGCCAGCAAGGGACTGTACCGCGTTCACCAATTCACCAAAGTCGAAATGTTCGCGTTCACATCGCCCGATCAGAGCACGGCGATGCACGAAGAGATGCGTGAACTGGAATGCGAAATCTTTGACGCGTTGGAGGTGCCCTACCGAGTGATCGACACCGCAACCGGTGACTTGGGCGGCCCCGCGTATCGCAAGTATGACTTGGAAGCTTGGATGCCCGGACGTGGCGAATCAGGTGATTGGGGGGAAGTGACCAGTACCAGCAACTGCACCGATTATCAGGCTCGTCGTTTGAATGTTCGATCGAAAACAACCGGCCAGAAAGGGACGGACTTTGTCCACACTCTCAATGGCACCGCCATTGCGACCGGACGCGCGATGATCGCCATTCTGGAAAATCATCAACGTGCCGACGGGACGATCAATGTGCCCAAGACATTGCGGCCATGGGTTGGCTGCGATGTCTTGGAATGCGTGAGCGAGTGA
- the recG gene encoding ATP-dependent DNA helicase RecG, translating into MSEPSSSESTLTLTTPIQYLPGVGPARATKLRKLGLRIARDILFLFPRNHAFPPPPTQVADLSEGQPATFIGTITDAELVSRTPGKSIFAAIVENDSGAVRIVFFNQPFRAEQLTFETKVRISGTPKLAGLRWEFTHPQYEVVQEGELPDEDAPGGLILPNYPLTEGVKQSDLRRLARPLVQELSAQLTEVLPERLRSDAAKRLNAAGMELPDVLPGISEALRGIHLPESEADLSAAQTRLVFQELLVMQLALAMRRRSLTSELRAPSLECSATVRNRILRRFPFELTGDQRRVMDVIAADMARQFPMNRLLQGDVGSGKTVVAIFAMLVAVAGEHQATLMAPTEVLARQHHATLQRMLADSRVRIGLLCGSLGAAERRDTVEKIRTGELDIVIGTQALLYGVEFHRLGLCVIDEQHKFGVKQRVTLRDGGVDPHYLVMSATPIPRSVAMTQFGDVDLSTLREKPAGRGAVHTYLAGDSWRERWWSFVRERVAEGRQAFVVAPRVGPEVESADEELSEVIDATEPPAEDITSVHSTYEQLRTGPLKGLRVGLLHGRMPSDEKQRVMELFAEGELDVLVSTTVIEVGIDVPNATVMAILGGNRFGLAQLHQLRGRVSRGTHAGHVCVFVDGDKPPQEDERLKVFEQTLDGFELAEADFRLRGPGDVLGQRQSGDARLRIADLHRDVEILQVAREMAQDWIDQDPEMESEGLEDLKSQVLRRYGNHLDLSDGA; encoded by the coding sequence GTGAGCGAGCCAAGCAGCAGCGAATCCACGCTCACGCTGACCACACCGATTCAGTATTTGCCAGGCGTGGGCCCCGCGCGAGCAACCAAGCTTCGCAAGTTGGGACTGCGAATCGCTCGCGACATCCTGTTTCTGTTTCCACGGAATCACGCCTTCCCACCTCCGCCGACCCAAGTGGCGGATTTGTCGGAGGGCCAACCGGCGACCTTCATCGGGACGATCACCGACGCCGAGTTGGTTTCTCGCACGCCCGGCAAATCGATCTTCGCCGCGATTGTCGAAAATGATTCGGGCGCGGTTCGAATCGTGTTCTTCAATCAACCGTTTCGCGCCGAACAATTGACCTTTGAAACGAAAGTGCGAATCAGTGGCACGCCCAAGTTGGCGGGACTGCGGTGGGAGTTCACGCATCCTCAATACGAAGTCGTCCAGGAAGGCGAGCTGCCAGACGAGGATGCGCCGGGCGGATTGATCCTGCCCAATTACCCGCTGACTGAAGGCGTCAAGCAATCCGACCTGCGGCGTTTGGCTCGTCCGCTGGTCCAGGAACTGTCCGCTCAATTGACCGAGGTGTTGCCTGAACGGTTGCGATCCGATGCTGCCAAACGATTGAACGCAGCGGGGATGGAATTGCCCGACGTGCTGCCTGGTATTTCGGAGGCCTTGCGAGGCATCCACTTGCCGGAAAGCGAAGCGGACCTGTCTGCGGCCCAAACTCGGTTGGTGTTCCAAGAGTTGCTGGTGATGCAGTTGGCACTGGCGATGCGACGCCGGTCGCTGACCAGCGAACTGCGAGCACCCTCATTGGAGTGTTCTGCCACGGTTCGCAATCGAATTTTGCGGCGATTCCCGTTTGAACTGACCGGCGATCAACGCCGGGTGATGGACGTGATCGCAGCCGACATGGCACGCCAGTTTCCGATGAACCGATTGCTGCAAGGCGACGTCGGCAGCGGCAAAACCGTCGTCGCCATTTTCGCGATGCTGGTCGCCGTCGCGGGAGAACACCAAGCCACCTTGATGGCCCCGACGGAAGTGCTGGCGAGGCAGCACCACGCGACGCTTCAGCGGATGCTGGCGGACAGTCGCGTGCGGATCGGTTTGCTGTGCGGATCACTCGGTGCGGCCGAGCGACGTGACACGGTCGAGAAAATCCGGACCGGTGAATTGGACATCGTGATCGGCACGCAAGCCTTGCTGTATGGTGTCGAGTTCCATCGACTGGGGCTGTGCGTGATCGATGAACAGCACAAATTTGGTGTCAAACAACGCGTGACGCTTCGCGATGGCGGCGTTGACCCGCACTATCTGGTGATGTCTGCCACGCCGATCCCACGCAGCGTCGCGATGACGCAGTTTGGCGATGTGGACCTGAGCACGCTGCGAGAGAAACCGGCCGGTCGTGGTGCTGTGCACACGTACTTGGCCGGTGACAGCTGGCGTGAGCGCTGGTGGTCATTCGTCAGAGAACGCGTGGCAGAAGGACGGCAAGCCTTTGTGGTGGCCCCGCGAGTGGGACCAGAAGTCGAATCGGCGGACGAAGAGTTGTCGGAAGTCATCGATGCGACGGAACCGCCTGCGGAAGACATCACGTCGGTGCACTCAACCTATGAACAACTTCGCACGGGCCCGCTGAAAGGTTTGCGCGTCGGGTTGCTGCATGGCCGCATGCCCTCGGATGAAAAGCAACGTGTGATGGAGCTGTTCGCAGAAGGTGAGCTGGATGTGTTGGTCAGCACCACCGTGATCGAAGTTGGGATCGATGTTCCCAATGCAACCGTGATGGCGATCTTGGGTGGCAATCGATTTGGGCTGGCTCAGTTGCACCAGCTTCGCGGGCGGGTCAGTCGCGGCACTCATGCGGGGCACGTTTGCGTGTTTGTCGATGGTGACAAACCACCGCAAGAAGACGAACGATTGAAAGTCTTTGAGCAAACACTCGATGGGTTCGAATTGGCTGAAGCGGACTTTCGCTTGCGGGGCCCCGGAGACGTGTTGGGCCAACGTCAAAGCGGCGACGCTCGATTGAGAATCGCGGACTTGCACCGCGATGTCGAGATTCTGCAAGTCGCTCGCGAGATGGCGCAGGACTGGATCGACCAAGACCCCGAAATGGAATCGGAAGGCCTGGAAGATCTCAAATCCCAAGTGCTCCGCCGCTACGGCAATCACCTCGACCTCAGCGACGGTGCCTGA
- a CDS encoding FAD-dependent oxidoreductase: MSLTPRQNLAVAVMLLLLVGWSMPASAVDPEPVDLVVYGGTSAGIAAAVQAHRMGKSVIVIEPSQRVGGLTTGGLGQTDIGNKAAIGGIAREFYEDIAAHYEDPSAWNWQREEEYRGGGQSRTAAGESAMWTFEPSVALAVYQDWIERDGLRVDYGKRLDRSSVMTTRSLPARIIAIRMESGETYRARMFIDATYEGDLLAAAGVSYTIGREANEQYGETLNGVQTKMGIYHQLRKGIDPYVVPGDPSSGLLPHIDPNGPGEEGAADHRVQAYCFRMCLTDHPQNRIPFHKPDGYQPLWYELLLRNYEAGENTAPWINSGMPNRKTDTNNRLGFSTDFIGQNYDYPEASYEEREKIVAEHRLYQQGLMWTLANHPRMPENVRKQVARWGMCKDEFQEGNGWQKQLYIREARRMVGEYVMTQKNCQGLPIEDPIGLAAYTMDSHHQQRYVDESGHVRNEGDVQVGGFPPYGISYRSLVPKQREVSNLLVPVCLSASHIAFGSIRMEPVFMVLGQTSATAAAMAIDDQVAVQKVDYERLAKRLVEDKQVLAYVGPKPKPGIDPKSLDGIVVDNSQAKTAGSWIPSSSTGNRVGIDYLHDSDASKGDCVVIYRAPLKQPGRYLVNLLWPVHSNRASNTLVKITDAAGQQHEVRVNQRDAKSGGRAKLGEFEFGANAIVEIRNDDSDGYVIADAVQFVPLGNAGD; this comes from the coding sequence ATGAGTTTGACACCAAGACAGAACCTTGCTGTGGCAGTGATGCTGTTGTTACTGGTCGGTTGGTCGATGCCCGCAAGCGCTGTGGATCCGGAACCCGTGGACTTGGTGGTCTATGGCGGAACGTCCGCTGGAATCGCTGCCGCGGTGCAAGCACACCGAATGGGCAAATCGGTGATCGTGATTGAACCAAGCCAACGCGTCGGTGGACTCACAACGGGTGGTCTGGGGCAAACCGACATTGGCAACAAAGCCGCCATCGGTGGGATCGCTCGCGAATTTTACGAAGACATTGCGGCCCACTACGAGGATCCCTCCGCTTGGAATTGGCAGCGTGAGGAGGAGTACCGAGGCGGTGGCCAATCCAGAACCGCAGCGGGTGAATCCGCGATGTGGACGTTTGAACCCAGTGTCGCGTTGGCGGTCTATCAAGATTGGATTGAGCGAGACGGCCTCCGGGTCGACTACGGCAAACGGTTGGATCGGTCCTCGGTGATGACGACCCGCAGTTTGCCGGCCCGGATCATTGCGATTCGGATGGAGTCGGGTGAAACCTACCGGGCGCGGATGTTCATTGACGCGACCTACGAAGGCGATCTGTTGGCCGCCGCCGGGGTGAGCTACACGATTGGCCGGGAAGCCAACGAGCAATACGGCGAAACGCTCAACGGTGTGCAGACCAAGATGGGGATTTACCACCAACTGCGAAAAGGCATTGATCCCTACGTCGTTCCCGGAGACCCGAGCAGCGGATTGCTCCCGCACATCGATCCCAATGGGCCCGGAGAAGAAGGTGCCGCAGATCATCGCGTGCAAGCGTACTGTTTTCGGATGTGCTTGACCGATCATCCGCAGAATCGCATCCCGTTTCACAAGCCCGATGGTTATCAACCGCTTTGGTACGAGCTGTTGCTTCGCAACTACGAGGCCGGCGAAAACACGGCTCCGTGGATCAATTCTGGCATGCCCAATCGCAAGACGGACACCAACAACCGATTGGGATTCTCGACGGACTTCATCGGCCAGAATTACGACTACCCCGAAGCCAGCTACGAAGAACGCGAAAAAATTGTTGCCGAGCATCGACTGTATCAACAAGGGTTGATGTGGACTCTGGCCAATCACCCCCGCATGCCCGAAAACGTGCGCAAACAAGTCGCTCGGTGGGGGATGTGCAAGGACGAGTTTCAAGAGGGCAATGGCTGGCAAAAGCAACTCTACATTCGCGAGGCCCGGCGAATGGTCGGCGAGTACGTGATGACGCAGAAAAATTGCCAAGGTCTGCCGATCGAAGACCCGATCGGATTGGCGGCCTACACGATGGATTCGCACCATCAACAACGCTACGTCGATGAAAGCGGTCACGTGCGGAATGAAGGAGACGTGCAGGTCGGCGGTTTCCCACCGTACGGCATCAGCTACCGATCGTTGGTTCCCAAGCAACGCGAGGTCTCCAACTTGTTGGTGCCGGTTTGTTTGTCCGCTTCGCACATTGCGTTCGGATCAATCCGGATGGAGCCCGTGTTCATGGTGCTCGGTCAAACTTCCGCAACCGCAGCCGCCATGGCGATCGACGACCAAGTCGCGGTTCAGAAGGTTGACTACGAACGATTGGCAAAGCGTTTGGTGGAAGACAAACAAGTTCTGGCTTACGTCGGTCCCAAGCCCAAGCCGGGAATCGATCCGAAGTCCCTCGACGGGATTGTTGTCGACAACTCACAAGCGAAAACGGCAGGCAGTTGGATCCCCAGCAGTTCGACTGGCAATCGAGTTGGGATCGACTACTTGCACGACAGTGACGCCAGCAAGGGCGATTGCGTCGTGATCTATCGGGCTCCGTTGAAACAACCGGGACGCTACCTGGTGAACTTGCTGTGGCCGGTGCATTCCAACCGAGCCAGCAACACGTTGGTGAAGATCACAGACGCCGCCGGTCAGCAACACGAGGTTCGCGTGAACCAACGCGATGCGAAGTCTGGCGGGCGAGCCAAGCTGGGTGAATTCGAGTTCGGCGCGAATGCGATCGTGGAAATCCGCAATGACGATTCCGATGGTTATGTCATCGCTGACGCGGTGCAGTTCGTTCCGCTGGGAAACGCCGGCGATTGA
- a CDS encoding TatD family hydrolase, with protein MDFIDPHIHMVSRVTDDYETLARMGCVAVSEPAFWAGFDRGTVDGFRDYFEQLTAVEPKRAAQFGIQHYCWLCINAKEAENVSLSREVISMIPEFLDRPGVLGIGEIGLNKNTKNEATVFLEHMELAIKYDQPILIHTPHLEDKYQGTRMILDMLCDDSRINPDRVLVDHVEEHTVSEVLDRGFWAGMTLYPVTKCTPDRAADMIERHAGERLLANSAGDWGISKPTAVPDLIYTMRRRGMDEALIRKVVHDNPVEFFSKSKQFHYTPR; from the coding sequence ATGGACTTCATCGACCCGCACATTCACATGGTCAGCCGCGTGACGGACGACTATGAAACGCTCGCTCGGATGGGATGCGTTGCCGTCAGCGAACCGGCCTTTTGGGCTGGCTTTGACCGTGGCACGGTCGACGGTTTTCGCGATTACTTTGAACAATTGACCGCGGTGGAACCCAAACGTGCGGCTCAGTTTGGCATCCAGCATTACTGTTGGCTGTGCATCAACGCCAAAGAAGCCGAGAACGTTTCGCTGTCTCGCGAAGTCATCTCGATGATTCCCGAGTTCCTCGATCGCCCCGGTGTGCTGGGGATCGGCGAGATCGGACTGAACAAGAACACCAAGAACGAAGCGACGGTGTTCCTCGAACACATGGAGTTGGCGATCAAGTACGACCAGCCGATCTTGATCCACACGCCGCACTTGGAAGACAAGTACCAAGGCACGCGGATGATCTTGGACATGCTCTGTGACGATTCACGCATCAATCCAGATCGAGTGTTGGTCGACCACGTCGAAGAACACACCGTCAGCGAAGTGCTCGATCGAGGTTTCTGGGCCGGGATGACGCTTTATCCGGTCACCAAGTGCACGCCTGATCGCGCTGCCGATATGATTGAACGCCATGCGGGTGAGCGATTGTTGGCCAACTCGGCTGGCGATTGGGGCATCAGCAAACCGACCGCCGTGCCCGATTTGATTTACACGATGCGACGTCGCGGAATGGACGAAGCCTTGATTCGCAAGGTCGTGCATGACAACCCGGTCGAGTTCTTTTCGAAAAGCAAACAGTTTCACTACACGCCTCGGTGA
- a CDS encoding glycosyltransferase family 4 protein, which produces MKIVFLTAGAAGMYCGSCMHDNAIAKAMRAGGDDVLLQPVYTPIRTDEATIASQQVFFGGIHVYLLQQMPWLRWLPRWTRSWMDHPGLIRMLTRRAVKTDPAKLGALTLSMLRGEHGRQFEEVSRLVDWLVKDIQPDAIIFSNLLIGGAIPTIRRRLPDTRLVVTLQGDDIFLDHLPHDARAQAIVLCSELAEQVDVFVSHSEFYRDKMGALLGIPPERFDVHPLSIDLAPFDRPESSDRLAEAPSKLEDEFRIGYLARLAPEKGLHHLVDAFLRIGAMPEHANVTLHAAGWLGEHNRAYLEELQSRVAAAGLSDRFVVHDSPDQPTKINLLRQMDVLSVPAPYEDPKGLFLLEAMACGVPVVQPDHGAFTEVVRSTGGGLLFHPEDTDALVSDLIGLKNDPDRRTGLGETGRQSVHQRHHIEAAADRMRRTCQRG; this is translated from the coding sequence TTGAAAATCGTCTTCTTAACCGCCGGTGCCGCAGGGATGTACTGTGGCAGTTGCATGCATGACAACGCGATCGCCAAAGCGATGCGTGCTGGCGGAGACGACGTTCTTCTTCAACCGGTCTACACGCCGATCCGGACCGACGAAGCCACCATCGCGTCCCAACAAGTTTTCTTTGGTGGCATCCATGTCTATCTGTTGCAGCAAATGCCTTGGCTGCGGTGGTTGCCGCGTTGGACTCGGTCATGGATGGATCACCCCGGCCTGATCCGCATGCTGACTCGCAGAGCAGTCAAAACGGACCCCGCTAAACTGGGCGCCCTGACGCTGTCGATGCTGCGAGGCGAACATGGAAGGCAGTTCGAAGAAGTCAGTCGGTTGGTGGATTGGTTGGTCAAAGACATCCAGCCCGACGCGATCATCTTCAGCAACCTGTTGATCGGAGGTGCGATCCCAACAATCCGCCGGCGGTTGCCTGACACGCGTTTGGTCGTGACTCTGCAAGGCGACGACATCTTCCTGGATCACTTGCCCCATGACGCGCGAGCCCAAGCCATCGTGTTGTGCTCGGAACTGGCCGAACAGGTCGACGTGTTTGTTTCGCACAGCGAGTTCTATCGCGACAAAATGGGAGCGTTGCTGGGCATCCCGCCCGAGCGTTTTGACGTGCACCCGCTGTCGATTGACCTGGCACCGTTTGACCGCCCTGAATCAAGTGACCGCCTCGCCGAGGCACCCAGCAAACTGGAAGACGAATTCCGCATCGGATACCTGGCACGCCTAGCACCGGAAAAAGGTCTGCACCACCTGGTCGATGCCTTCCTTCGAATCGGCGCGATGCCCGAGCACGCCAACGTCACGTTGCACGCGGCCGGATGGCTGGGGGAACACAACCGTGCCTACCTCGAGGAATTGCAATCTCGCGTCGCCGCGGCTGGCCTGTCAGATCGATTTGTGGTGCACGACAGCCCCGATCAACCAACGAAAATCAATCTGCTGCGGCAAATGGATGTGCTCAGCGTCCCGGCACCTTACGAAGATCCCAAGGGATTGTTTTTGTTGGAAGCGATGGCCTGCGGTGTTCCCGTCGTCCAGCCCGATCATGGTGCGTTCACGGAAGTGGTTCGTTCGACGGGCGGCGGTTTGTTGTTCCATCCCGAAGACACGGACGCGTTGGTCAGCGATTTGATCGGACTGAAGAACGATCCCGACCGACGAACGGGGTTGGGCGAAACCGGACGCCAATCCGTCCACCAGCGTCATCACATCGAAGCCGCCGCGGATCGGATGCGGCGCACCTGCCAGCGAGGTTAG
- a CDS encoding SMP-30/gluconolactonase/LRE family protein has protein sequence MNSRFALLFASIVSLYSSAAGQTIQPTGPIQQVHTGFQFTEGPAASDDGTLYFTDIPNTAIHRLSKTGELSLLTDQSNHANGLWPLSSTQLLACEMDGAVVMHDLSGDSPHRIVLADSFAGKRFNACNDLVVDHHGGLYFTDPQYRAPEPWPQTERCVYYVANFETDPQVTRLTGDINAPNGIGLSPDGKTLYVIPSMQAEMLAYDVLGPGKIGSSRVLCTVKQVEGETARGGDGMAIDVEGNLYLTTHLGIQIFSPKGEARGIVAFPEIPANVTFGGPEFKTMYVTARKSLYSVEMPIEGFREFPAN, from the coding sequence ATGAATTCGCGTTTTGCTTTGTTGTTTGCCTCGATCGTTAGCCTCTATTCCTCGGCGGCTGGCCAAACGATCCAGCCCACCGGTCCGATCCAACAAGTCCACACCGGTTTCCAGTTCACCGAAGGTCCCGCCGCGTCGGACGACGGGACGCTGTATTTCACGGACATCCCCAACACCGCCATTCATCGTCTTTCCAAGACCGGCGAACTGTCACTGCTAACCGATCAATCCAATCACGCCAACGGTTTGTGGCCGCTGTCGAGCACCCAGTTGTTGGCCTGCGAAATGGACGGTGCCGTGGTGATGCACGATCTGTCTGGCGACTCTCCCCACCGCATCGTGCTGGCGGATTCCTTTGCTGGCAAACGCTTCAACGCCTGCAACGACTTGGTCGTCGACCACCACGGCGGACTTTATTTCACCGACCCGCAGTACCGGGCTCCGGAACCTTGGCCGCAAACCGAACGCTGTGTTTACTACGTCGCGAATTTTGAGACCGATCCGCAGGTCACTCGTTTGACCGGCGACATCAACGCCCCCAACGGGATTGGATTGTCGCCCGACGGCAAAACGCTTTACGTGATCCCATCGATGCAAGCCGAGATGCTGGCCTACGACGTTCTGGGACCTGGCAAAATTGGTTCCTCGCGAGTTCTCTGCACCGTGAAGCAGGTCGAGGGCGAAACCGCTCGCGGTGGTGACGGGATGGCCATCGACGTGGAGGGAAACCTTTACCTCACGACTCATTTGGGAATCCAGATTTTCTCGCCCAAGGGTGAAGCACGTGGGATCGTTGCGTTTCCTGAGATCCCTGCGAACGTGACGTTTGGCGGTCCGGAATTCAAAACCATGTACGTCACCGCGAGAAAATCGCTGTACTCGGTCGAAATGCCGATCGAGGGATTCCGCGAGTTTCCCGCAAATTGA
- a CDS encoding DUF2256 domain-containing protein, translating to MSAHRDAKRNLPTKTCPVCRREFAWRKKWARDWEQVRYCSQACRKKASTLGTNP from the coding sequence GTGTCCGCCCATCGTGATGCCAAACGGAACCTGCCGACGAAGACCTGCCCGGTCTGCCGGAGGGAGTTCGCCTGGCGAAAAAAATGGGCTCGCGATTGGGAGCAGGTCCGGTATTGCAGCCAGGCTTGCCGGAAAAAGGCTTCCACGCTGGGAACCAATCCATGA
- a CDS encoding COG3014 family protein, which produces MISANDFRAFLLFAALLPTTLAGCATKLAHIDTARNAFAAGDPDTAREALSKVAQGRGRFATPAKLDLAMVDLAVGDATSAEKTLRELRDEFDSSLKVAPLHEAAAMVTDDTARKFRPAGYEQVMIRTMLAMCSLVRDGDDAESYINQAAMLQTKLQQEHDERRSSVFGEAVADTLTANPHQELALAPYLRGVLREENLHDLDDARRNYRLVSAIRPSFLPAADDLKRATEGMHSQPGHGALYVFALVGRGPVLEAVDAPATTAAMTVANALMLNQDNKEDDVATLPKITSVKVPRVVIPPSDVASVTVASYIPTGPDTLPLYELHGATQPLTDVAGMVQQQVDAEMPWTIARGIIRQGGKELAVASARKNLGLTGPAGTMFQFATSTAWTATETADTRCWGLLPREIQVLRAELPAGDHTVEFAPVRYDGQPIASPSQVALRIHNAKNTYVLVVAPTQQIYVVTATNR; this is translated from the coding sequence ATGATCTCAGCGAACGACTTTCGAGCGTTCCTGTTGTTCGCTGCGTTGTTGCCGACAACGCTGGCGGGTTGCGCTACAAAACTCGCGCACATCGACACGGCTCGCAATGCGTTCGCCGCTGGCGATCCAGACACCGCTCGGGAAGCGTTGTCAAAGGTCGCCCAGGGACGCGGGCGATTTGCCACGCCGGCCAAGTTGGATTTGGCGATGGTCGATCTGGCGGTCGGCGATGCAACGTCCGCCGAGAAAACGCTGCGTGAACTACGGGATGAGTTTGACTCGTCATTGAAGGTCGCTCCGCTGCACGAAGCGGCGGCGATGGTGACCGACGACACCGCTCGGAAGTTCCGTCCGGCGGGCTACGAGCAGGTCATGATCCGCACGATGTTGGCGATGTGTTCTCTGGTTCGCGATGGCGATGACGCGGAAAGTTACATCAATCAAGCCGCGATGTTGCAAACGAAATTGCAACAGGAACATGACGAACGACGCAGCAGTGTGTTCGGTGAGGCCGTCGCGGACACGCTGACCGCGAATCCGCACCAAGAGTTGGCGTTGGCGCCGTATCTGCGAGGTGTGTTGCGGGAAGAGAACCTGCATGATCTTGATGACGCTCGTCGCAACTACCGATTGGTCAGTGCGATTCGTCCAAGTTTTCTGCCGGCTGCCGATGACTTGAAACGCGCGACCGAAGGCATGCACAGCCAACCAGGACACGGTGCGTTGTATGTGTTTGCGTTGGTCGGGCGCGGCCCGGTGTTGGAGGCGGTTGACGCCCCGGCAACGACCGCGGCGATGACCGTCGCCAACGCATTGATGCTGAACCAAGACAACAAGGAAGACGACGTCGCCACATTGCCCAAGATCACCTCGGTCAAAGTCCCCCGTGTTGTGATTCCGCCCAGCGATGTTGCTTCGGTGACAGTGGCCAGCTACATCCCGACGGGGCCGGACACGTTGCCTCTGTATGAACTGCACGGTGCAACTCAACCGTTGACGGATGTGGCCGGGATGGTGCAGCAACAGGTCGATGCGGAAATGCCGTGGACCATCGCTCGCGGCATCATTCGGCAGGGAGGCAAGGAACTGGCGGTCGCCTCCGCTCGCAAAAACCTTGGTTTGACCGGACCGGCCGGAACCATGTTCCAGTTCGCGACCTCGACCGCTTGGACGGCGACAGAAACCGCCGACACCCGGTGCTGGGGTTTGCTGCCGCGAGAGATTCAGGTTCTGCGAGCCGAATTGCCGGCGGGGGATCACACGGTCGAATTTGCACCGGTTCGCTACGACGGCCAACCGATTGCCTCGCCCAGCCAAGTGGCACTGCGAATCCACAACGCGAAGAACACGTACGTGTTGGTCGTCGCCCCGACCCAGCAGATCTACGTCGTGACCGCCACGAATCGATGA